From a single Georhizobium profundi genomic region:
- a CDS encoding flavin reductase family protein, translating to MFYTTDTNRHGLAHDPYKAIISPRPIGWIGTKSKDGALNLAPYSFFNAVSDRPKLLMFSSAGYKHSARNAEETGVFTTNLVGRALTEQMNMSSVDAPDGVDEFELSGLTAKAGELVDAPYVDEAYAVLECRTTDVFRPKGLDGQPSENWMVLGQVVGIRIRDEAIRNGRLDMALVAPLARLGYMDYCDGGDTFELFRPEWEAVKRA from the coding sequence ATGTTCTATACGACCGACACCAATCGGCATGGGCTTGCCCATGATCCGTACAAAGCCATCATTTCGCCCCGGCCGATCGGCTGGATCGGGACGAAGTCGAAGGATGGCGCGCTCAACCTTGCGCCTTACTCCTTCTTCAATGCGGTCTCGGATCGTCCGAAGCTCCTGATGTTTTCGTCTGCCGGCTACAAGCACAGCGCGCGCAACGCGGAAGAGACCGGTGTGTTCACCACCAATCTGGTTGGTCGGGCGCTGACCGAGCAGATGAACATGAGTTCGGTGGATGCGCCGGATGGCGTCGACGAATTCGAGCTGTCGGGGCTGACGGCGAAGGCCGGCGAGCTGGTCGACGCGCCTTATGTGGATGAGGCCTATGCGGTTCTCGAATGCCGCACCACCGATGTCTTCCGCCCGAAGGGCCTCGACGGGCAGCCGTCGGAAAACTGGATGGTGCTGGGGCAGGTCGTCGGGATCCGCATCCGCGACGAGGCGATCCGCAACGGACGGCTCGACATGGCGCTCGTCGCGCCGCTCGCGCGGCTCGGCTACATGGACTATTGCGATGGCGGCGACACGTTCGAGCTGTTCCGCCCGGAATGGGAAGCCGTCAAGCGCGCCTGA
- the thrS gene encoding threonine--tRNA ligase, translating to MAEAIALTFPDNSIRNFDAGTTGREVAESISKSLAKKAVAITIDGDLRDLSDPVEPGAIEIVTREHPRALELIRHDAAHVMAEAVQELWPGTQVTIGPVIENGFYYDFARSEPFTPDDLPVIEKKMREIIGRNNAFTKEIWSREKAKQVFSEKGEAYKVELVDAIPEGQDLKIYAQGEWFDLCRGPHMASTGQIGGAFKLMKVAGAYWRGDSNNPMLTRIYGTAWAEQKDLDAYLHMLAEAEKRDHRRLGREMDLFHFQEEGPGVVFWHAKGWRMFQSLVSYMRRRLDLEGYEEVNAPQVLDKSLWETSGHWGWYRDNMFKVTVAGDETEDERVFALKPMNCPGHVQIFKHGLKSYRELPVKLAEFGNVHRYEPSGSLHGLMRVRGFTQDDAHVFCTDEQLASECLRINALILSTYADFGFDEITVKLSTRPEKRVGDDALWDRAESVMAEVLKTIEAQSGGRIKTDILPGEGAFYGPKFEYTLKDAIGREWQCGTTQVDFNLPERFGAFYIDRDSEKRQPVMIHRAICGSMERFLGILIENFAGHMPLWIAPLQVVVASITSDANDYAEEVARELKAAGLVVKTDTRNEKINYKVREHSVTKVPVIVVCGNREAEERSVNIRRLGSRDQTAMSLADAIAVLKDEATPPDLKRRAERQQSAS from the coding sequence ATGGCCGAAGCCATTGCACTGACCTTCCCCGACAATTCGATCCGCAATTTCGATGCCGGCACCACGGGCCGGGAGGTGGCGGAGTCCATCTCCAAGTCGCTGGCCAAGAAGGCAGTGGCGATCACCATCGACGGCGATCTGCGTGATCTTTCCGATCCGGTCGAACCCGGCGCCATCGAGATCGTGACGCGCGAGCATCCGCGCGCGCTGGAACTCATTCGCCATGACGCGGCCCATGTGATGGCCGAGGCCGTGCAGGAGCTCTGGCCCGGCACGCAGGTGACGATCGGCCCGGTCATCGAGAACGGCTTCTATTACGACTTTGCGCGCTCCGAGCCGTTCACGCCGGACGATCTGCCCGTCATCGAAAAGAAGATGCGCGAGATCATCGGGCGCAACAACGCGTTCACCAAGGAGATCTGGTCGCGCGAGAAGGCCAAGCAGGTCTTCAGCGAAAAGGGCGAGGCTTACAAGGTCGAGCTGGTCGACGCGATCCCCGAGGGTCAGGATCTCAAGATCTATGCCCAGGGCGAGTGGTTCGATCTCTGCCGCGGCCCGCATATGGCCTCGACCGGCCAGATCGGCGGGGCCTTCAAGCTGATGAAGGTGGCCGGTGCCTATTGGCGCGGCGACAGCAACAACCCGATGCTGACGCGCATCTACGGCACCGCCTGGGCGGAGCAGAAGGATCTCGACGCCTATCTGCACATGCTGGCCGAGGCGGAGAAGCGCGATCACCGCCGGCTTGGTCGTGAGATGGATCTCTTCCATTTCCAGGAAGAGGGGCCGGGCGTCGTGTTCTGGCACGCGAAGGGCTGGCGGATGTTCCAGTCGCTCGTCTCCTACATGCGCCGCCGCCTCGACCTCGAAGGGTACGAAGAGGTCAACGCGCCGCAGGTGCTCGACAAATCGCTCTGGGAAACCTCCGGCCATTGGGGCTGGTATCGCGACAATATGTTCAAGGTAACGGTCGCCGGCGACGAGACCGAGGACGAGCGTGTATTCGCCCTGAAGCCGATGAACTGCCCCGGCCACGTGCAGATTTTCAAGCACGGCCTGAAGTCCTACCGCGAGCTGCCCGTGAAGCTCGCCGAATTCGGCAATGTGCATCGCTACGAGCCATCCGGTTCGCTGCACGGCCTGATGCGCGTGCGCGGGTTCACGCAGGACGACGCGCACGTGTTCTGCACCGACGAGCAACTGGCATCGGAATGCCTGCGCATCAACGCGCTCATCCTCTCGACCTATGCCGATTTCGGTTTCGACGAGATCACGGTGAAGCTGTCCACCCGTCCGGAAAAGCGCGTAGGCGACGATGCGCTTTGGGACCGTGCCGAAAGCGTGATGGCCGAGGTGCTGAAGACCATCGAGGCGCAGTCTGGCGGCCGCATCAAGACGGACATCCTGCCGGGCGAGGGTGCGTTCTACGGACCGAAGTTCGAGTACACGCTGAAAGACGCGATCGGCCGTGAATGGCAGTGCGGCACGACGCAGGTCGACTTCAACCTGCCGGAGCGGTTCGGCGCCTTCTACATCGATCGCGACAGCGAGAAGCGCCAGCCTGTCATGATCCACCGAGCGATCTGCGGCTCGATGGAGCGGTTCCTCGGCATTCTCATCGAGAACTTTGCCGGGCACATGCCGCTCTGGATCGCGCCGCTGCAGGTGGTGGTGGCAAGCATCACCTCGGATGCGAACGATTATGCTGAAGAGGTTGCCCGCGAGTTGAAGGCGGCCGGTCTCGTCGTGAAGACCGATACGCGCAACGAGAAGATCAACTACAAGGTCCGCGAGCATTCCGTCACCAAGGTGCCGGTGATCGTCGTGTGCGGCAATCGCGAGGCGGAAGAGCGGTCGGTCAACATTCGCCGCCTCGGCAGCCGGGATCAGACGGCGATGTCGCTTGCCGATGCCATTGCCGTGCTGAAGGACGAGGCAACGCCACCGGACCTCAAGCGCCGTGCGGAGCGCCAGCAGTCGGCCAGTTAA
- a CDS encoding nitroreductase family protein, with product MQEHALNARPDLKSYLNTRRSVPALQMSEPGPDRSQINEMLRLATRVPDHGKLAPWRFVVIAGESRTRIGVELARIATERRGDLSEKEVEIERERLARAPVVIAVISTAGEHPKIPLWEQQLSAGAVCLNLFMAANALGFAANWLTEWYAYDAATRPLFGLKDGEQIAGFLHIGSSEMTPPDRPRPDVDALTTFLD from the coding sequence ATGCAGGAGCATGCACTCAACGCGCGCCCGGATCTGAAATCCTATCTCAATACAAGGCGTTCGGTGCCTGCACTGCAGATGAGTGAGCCCGGCCCCGACAGGTCGCAGATCAACGAAATGCTGAGGCTGGCGACACGGGTGCCCGACCATGGGAAGCTCGCGCCTTGGCGCTTCGTCGTAATTGCAGGCGAATCGCGCACGCGAATCGGGGTCGAACTCGCGCGGATCGCGACCGAGCGACGGGGCGATCTTTCGGAAAAGGAAGTGGAGATCGAGCGCGAACGGCTGGCGCGCGCGCCGGTCGTCATCGCCGTCATCAGCACGGCGGGCGAGCACCCGAAGATCCCGCTTTGGGAGCAGCAGCTTTCCGCCGGTGCGGTCTGCCTCAACCTGTTCATGGCGGCCAACGCCCTCGGCTTTGCCGCGAACTGGCTGACCGAATGGTATGCCTATGATGCGGCGACCCGGCCGCTTTTCGGCCTCAAGGATGGCGAGCAGATCGCCGGCTTTCTCCATATCGGCAGCAGCGAAATGACGCCGCCCGACCGTCCGCGTCCCGACGTGGATGCGCTGACCACATTCCTGGATTGA
- a CDS encoding HpcH/HpaI aldolase/citrate lyase family protein, which translates to MRSYLFVPGDSDRKLEKAPSSGADCLLIDLEDSVSPRRKIEARAMAAAFLAGAERGEGQPKLIVRINALDSGHAEADLDAVVGAKPDGILLPKAEGPAAIQHLSALIAVREAENDIPEGQLRIHALAAETAAGVLNLNGYRSASARLEALSWGGEDLAADLGAARNRGDDGHYTDVFRLARSMTLLAAAAAQIMAIDTVFTDFRDMEGLERECLAAERDGFSGKLAIHPAQVEVINRVFTPSSEAVHRARRIVELFEGAGEDAGVMSLEGQMIDRPHLRQAERILKRAAAAGLNA; encoded by the coding sequence ATGCGGTCCTATCTGTTCGTGCCGGGTGATTCCGATCGAAAGCTGGAAAAGGCGCCCTCCTCCGGCGCGGATTGCCTCCTGATCGACCTGGAGGACAGCGTATCGCCGCGCCGCAAGATCGAGGCCCGCGCAATGGCTGCCGCGTTTCTCGCCGGTGCCGAGCGCGGCGAAGGCCAGCCAAAGCTCATCGTGCGCATCAACGCGCTCGATAGCGGCCACGCCGAGGCAGATCTCGATGCCGTCGTCGGCGCGAAGCCCGACGGCATTCTCCTGCCCAAGGCCGAAGGCCCTGCGGCCATCCAGCACCTCTCGGCACTCATCGCCGTTCGGGAAGCCGAAAACGACATTCCGGAAGGCCAGCTGCGCATCCACGCGCTGGCAGCCGAAACAGCCGCCGGCGTGCTCAATTTGAATGGCTACCGCAGCGCATCTGCGCGGCTCGAGGCACTGTCCTGGGGCGGCGAGGATCTGGCGGCCGATCTCGGTGCCGCACGCAACCGCGGCGATGATGGCCACTATACCGACGTTTTCCGTCTCGCGCGCTCCATGACATTGCTTGCAGCCGCGGCTGCGCAGATCATGGCGATCGACACGGTCTTCACCGATTTTCGCGACATGGAGGGACTCGAACGCGAATGCCTCGCCGCCGAGCGCGATGGTTTTTCAGGCAAGCTCGCCATCCATCCCGCACAGGTCGAGGTGATCAACCGCGTCTTCACGCCAAGCTCTGAGGCGGTTCACCGCGCGCGGCGCATCGTGGAACTCTTCGAGGGCGCCGGTGAGGATGCGGGCGTCATGAGCCTCGAAGGACAGATGATCGACCGGCCGCATCTGCGGCAGGCCGAACGCATCCTGAAGCGGGCTGCGGCCGCCGGCTTGAACGCTTGA
- a CDS encoding DUF2336 domain-containing protein gives MIIAAFLRWTETAPAADRAKAAGSLARAFVERTLAADDRQAAEVALTYLLDDPSPKVRLAIADVMAQSTEAPRAIVHALSRDQIEVAGRIVAFSPLLSDADLVDLVGEDVEDLQRLVALRTGLSRSVAAAIAEVAGAEPICDLLQNRSAAIAPFSLRRIAERFSADTAVRALLVERDDLPADVRHRLMGAVATALSQFDLVRNVIGERRAERVVTETQMQATLTLAGDGNTAALPGLAEHLRAEGRLTPALLMHALASGKLDFFVAAVVAISGQPEARVRAIVVDGRVPAIRALYGAIGLPGRLLTVFISATLVWRDASSRGRIATPSHLARTLIELHQRDAAEHPEVAELLTLVEKLNLAHRRQCARADALALASVRAA, from the coding sequence ATGATCATCGCCGCATTTCTCCGCTGGACCGAAACGGCGCCGGCTGCCGATCGGGCGAAGGCGGCGGGTTCGCTGGCGCGGGCTTTCGTCGAGCGCACACTTGCCGCCGACGACCGTCAGGCGGCCGAGGTGGCGCTGACCTATCTGCTGGACGATCCGTCTCCCAAGGTGCGGCTCGCGATTGCTGATGTCATGGCGCAATCGACCGAAGCGCCGCGGGCGATCGTCCACGCATTGTCGCGCGACCAGATCGAGGTGGCGGGCCGAATCGTGGCGTTCTCGCCGCTGCTCAGCGATGCCGATCTCGTCGACCTCGTCGGCGAGGATGTGGAGGATCTGCAGCGCCTCGTCGCCTTGCGGACGGGTCTCTCCCGTTCCGTAGCTGCTGCAATCGCCGAGGTCGCCGGTGCGGAGCCGATCTGTGATCTCCTTCAGAATCGTTCGGCCGCCATCGCGCCGTTTTCGCTTCGCCGCATTGCCGAGCGGTTTTCAGCCGATACCGCCGTACGGGCTTTGCTCGTGGAACGGGACGATCTTCCGGCCGATGTTCGCCATCGGTTGATGGGCGCTGTCGCAACCGCGCTCTCGCAGTTCGATCTCGTGCGCAACGTGATTGGCGAGCGGCGGGCCGAGCGCGTGGTGACGGAGACGCAGATGCAGGCGACGCTGACGCTTGCTGGCGACGGCAACACCGCTGCCTTGCCCGGTCTGGCCGAGCATCTGCGCGCTGAGGGGCGCCTTACGCCCGCATTGCTGATGCATGCACTGGCCAGCGGCAAGCTCGATTTCTTCGTGGCCGCCGTGGTTGCGATTTCCGGACAACCCGAAGCCCGGGTGCGCGCCATCGTCGTCGATGGGCGCGTGCCGGCCATCCGCGCGCTCTATGGTGCAATCGGCCTGCCGGGGCGCCTGTTGACGGTCTTTATCTCTGCAACGCTCGTCTGGCGCGACGCCTCGAGCAGAGGCAGGATCGCGACGCCATCGCATCTCGCCCGCACATTGATCGAGTTGCATCAGCGCGACGCGGCCGAGCATCCGGAAGTGGCGGAGCTTCTGACGCTCGTCGAGAAGCTCAATCTCGCCCATCGCCGCCAATGTGCGCGCGCGGACGCGCTTGCGCTCGCAAGCGTTCGCGCGGCCTGA